One region of Mycolicibacterium insubricum genomic DNA includes:
- a CDS encoding TfoX/Sxy family protein, producing the protein MAHDAHLAARVRASFGGDPSLSEKAMFGALAFLVDGRIAVVVNAGGLWVRAGDAAGAAELLRTTPARPAEMGAKEMRGWVQVDAEHLWGQPDLDEWIAIGIAAASAKAERSRTPNQAASEFHASVSASARAAAPGCPSATAAPPGRCLRPAAPPPRWRRRSG; encoded by the coding sequence GTGGCCCACGACGCGCACCTCGCCGCTCGGGTGCGGGCATCGTTCGGTGGCGACCCGTCGCTGAGCGAGAAGGCGATGTTCGGCGCGCTGGCCTTCCTGGTCGACGGCCGGATCGCCGTCGTCGTCAACGCCGGCGGACTGTGGGTCCGCGCTGGTGACGCCGCAGGCGCTGCCGAGCTGTTGCGGACCACCCCGGCCCGCCCGGCGGAGATGGGGGCCAAGGAGATGCGCGGTTGGGTCCAGGTCGATGCCGAGCACCTGTGGGGCCAGCCGGACCTCGATGAGTGGATCGCCATCGGCATCGCCGCGGCGTCCGCGAAGGCCGAACGTAGCCGAACACCGAACCAGGCCGCCAGCGAGTTTCACGCCTCGGTCAGCGCTTCGGCTCGGGCGGCGGCTCCGGGGTGCCCGTCCGCGACAGCAGCGCCGCCAGGTCGATGCCTGAGGCCCGCAGCGCCTCCACCACGTTGGCGACGGCGATCGGGCTGA
- a CDS encoding flotillin family protein, whose amino-acid sequence MSTLLIVIIAAVAALLLLVVLPLIYVKNYIKVPPNEVAVFTGRGTPKVVRGGARFRMPGIERVDVMSLEPFNVSINLQNALSNDGVPVNVEAVGLVRIGSADEAVQTAVQRFLTSDLEELQRQINEILAGSLRGITATMTVEDLNSNRDSLARSVVEEAGGDLARIGMEVDVLKIAGISDRNGYLESLGQRRIAEVKRDAAVGTAEAERDAQIQSAKARQAGAVAQAEADTAIATANQRRDVELARLRAQTEAENAQADQAGPLANARAQKDVGIAVEQAEAARVQARIEVEQRRAEQAQAALAADVIAPAEAQRQADIARAEGARQAAILTAQASAEAARQAGESQADARKFEADALRVERQAEADGIKAKLVAEADARKIAAEALRAEQQAEADGIKAKLVAEAEGKEQIAAALNSYSPEAARLLTLPDVLASVVKATEAAATPLSSIDRLSIIGGSADAQAGIGSLLGVSPIAVANVVEALRASGIDLAALLSRTGTPEPPPEPKR is encoded by the coding sequence TTGTCCACCCTGCTGATCGTCATCATCGCCGCGGTCGCCGCGCTGCTCCTGCTGGTGGTGCTCCCCTTGATCTATGTGAAGAACTACATCAAGGTGCCGCCTAACGAGGTGGCGGTGTTCACCGGCCGCGGTACGCCCAAGGTGGTGCGCGGCGGGGCACGGTTCCGGATGCCCGGCATCGAACGCGTCGACGTGATGAGCCTGGAGCCGTTCAACGTCAGCATCAACCTGCAGAACGCCCTGAGCAACGACGGCGTGCCGGTGAACGTGGAGGCCGTCGGCCTGGTGCGCATCGGGTCGGCCGACGAGGCGGTGCAGACCGCGGTGCAGCGCTTCCTGACCTCCGACCTGGAGGAATTGCAGCGCCAGATCAACGAGATCCTGGCCGGCTCGCTGCGCGGTATCACCGCAACAATGACGGTCGAGGACCTCAACTCCAATCGTGACTCGCTGGCCCGCAGCGTGGTCGAGGAGGCCGGCGGCGACCTGGCGCGGATCGGCATGGAGGTCGACGTGCTCAAGATCGCCGGCATCTCCGACCGCAACGGCTACCTGGAATCACTGGGCCAGCGCCGTATCGCCGAGGTCAAGCGGGACGCCGCCGTCGGCACCGCCGAGGCCGAGCGCGACGCGCAGATCCAGTCCGCCAAGGCCCGCCAGGCCGGCGCCGTCGCCCAGGCCGAGGCCGATACCGCGATCGCCACGGCCAACCAGCGCCGCGACGTCGAGCTGGCCCGGCTGCGCGCCCAAACCGAAGCGGAGAACGCCCAGGCCGACCAGGCCGGCCCGCTGGCCAACGCCCGCGCGCAGAAGGACGTGGGTATCGCCGTCGAGCAGGCCGAGGCGGCCCGGGTGCAGGCCCGCATCGAGGTCGAGCAGCGCCGCGCCGAGCAGGCCCAGGCCGCGTTGGCGGCCGACGTGATCGCCCCGGCCGAGGCCCAGCGCCAGGCCGACATCGCCCGCGCCGAGGGCGCGCGCCAGGCCGCGATCCTCACCGCGCAGGCCTCCGCGGAGGCGGCCCGCCAGGCCGGCGAGTCCCAGGCCGACGCCCGCAAGTTCGAGGCCGACGCGCTGCGGGTGGAGCGCCAGGCCGAGGCCGACGGCATCAAGGCCAAGCTGGTCGCCGAGGCCGACGCCCGCAAGATCGCCGCCGAGGCGCTGCGCGCCGAGCAGCAGGCCGAGGCCGACGGCATCAAGGCCAAGCTGGTCGCCGAGGCCGAGGGCAAGGAGCAGATCGCGGCGGCGCTGAACTCCTACAGCCCGGAGGCCGCCCGGCTGCTCACCCTGCCCGATGTGCTGGCATCGGTGGTCAAGGCCACCGAGGCCGCGGCGACCCCGCTGTCCTCGATCGACCGGCTGTCCATCATCGGCGGGTCCGCCGACGCCCAGGCCGGGATCGGTTCGCTGCTCGGGGTCAGCCCGATCGCCGTCGCCAACGTGGTGGAGGCGCTGCGGGCCTCAGGCATCGACCTGGCGGCGCTGCTGTCGCGGACGGGCACCCCGGAGCCGCCGCCCGAGCCGAAGCGCTGA
- the infA gene encoding translation initiation factor IF-1, whose product MAKKDGAIEVEGRVVEPLPNAMFRIELENGHKVLAHISGKMRQHYIRILPEDRVVVELSPYDLSRGRIVYRYK is encoded by the coding sequence ATGGCCAAGAAAGACGGCGCCATCGAGGTCGAGGGCCGCGTGGTCGAGCCTCTGCCCAATGCGATGTTCCGCATTGAGCTGGAGAACGGACACAAGGTGCTCGCCCACATCAGCGGCAAGATGCGGCAGCACTACATCCGCATCCTGCCCGAGGACCGGGTGGTGGTGGAGCTTTCGCCCTACGACCTATCCCGGGGTCGCATCGTCTACCGCTACAAGTAG
- the rpmJ gene encoding 50S ribosomal protein L36, with amino-acid sequence MKVNPSVKPICDKCRVIRRHGRVMVICSDPRHKQRQG; translated from the coding sequence GTGAAGGTGAACCCGAGCGTCAAGCCGATCTGCGACAAGTGCAGGGTGATCCGCCGGCATGGGCGGGTCATGGTGATCTGCTCCGATCCCCGCCACAAGCAGCGGCAGGGCTAG
- the rpsM gene encoding 30S ribosomal protein S13 has translation MARLMGVDLPRDKRMEIALTYIYGIGRTRSQEILAATGIDRDLRTKDLTDDQVTQLRDYIEGNLKVEGDLRREVQADIRRKIEIGCYQGLRHRRGLPVRGQRTKTNARTRKGPKRTIAGKKKAR, from the coding sequence ATGGCACGTCTCATGGGCGTTGATCTCCCGCGCGACAAGCGCATGGAGATCGCGCTGACCTATATCTACGGCATCGGCCGTACCCGCTCCCAGGAAATCCTGGCGGCCACCGGCATCGACCGGGACCTGCGCACCAAGGATCTGACCGACGACCAGGTCACCCAGCTGCGCGATTACATCGAGGGCAACCTCAAGGTGGAAGGTGATCTGCGCCGCGAGGTGCAGGCCGACATCCGCCGCAAGATCGAGATCGGTTGCTACCAGGGCCTGCGGCACCGCCGCGGCCTGCCGGTGCGCGGCCAGCGGACCAAGACCAATGCGCGTACCCGCAAGGGCCCCAAGCGCACCATCGCCGGCAAGAAGAAGGCCAGGTAA
- the rpsK gene encoding 30S ribosomal protein S11 — translation MPPQKKAAGTAKRGKTTTRRREKKNIPHGAAHIKSTFNNTIVSITDPAGNVIAWASSGHVGFKGSRKSTPFAAQLAAENAARKAQEHGVKKVDVFVKGPGSGRETAIRSLQAAGLEVGQISDVTPQPHNGCRPPKRRRV, via the coding sequence ATGCCCCCTCAGAAGAAAGCCGCCGGCACCGCCAAGCGCGGCAAGACCACCACCCGGCGCCGGGAAAAGAAGAACATCCCGCACGGCGCCGCTCACATCAAGAGCACCTTCAACAACACCATCGTCTCGATCACCGACCCGGCCGGCAACGTGATCGCGTGGGCCTCCTCGGGTCACGTCGGCTTCAAGGGTTCGCGCAAGTCGACCCCGTTCGCCGCTCAGCTGGCCGCCGAGAACGCCGCCCGCAAGGCGCAGGAACACGGTGTCAAGAAGGTCGACGTCTTCGTCAAGGGCCCGGGCTCGGGCCGCGAGACCGCGATCCGTTCACTGCAGGCCGCCGGCCTTGAGGTCGGCCAGATCTCCGATGTCACCCCGCAGCCGCACAACGGCTGCCGTCCGCCCAAGCGGCGCCGGGTCTAG
- the rpsD gene encoding 30S ribosomal protein S4, with the protein MARYTGPVTRKSRRLGVDLVGGDQSFEKRPYPPGQHGRARIKESEYRLQLQEKQKARFTYGVMEKQFRRYYEEAVRKPGKTGENLLQILESRLDNVVYRAGLARTRRMARQLVSHGHFTVNGVKVNVPSYRVSQYDIIDVRDKSLNTDPFIIARETAGDRPIPGWLQVVGERQRILVHQLPERAQISVPLSEQLIVELYSK; encoded by the coding sequence ATGGCTCGTTACACCGGACCCGTCACCCGCAAGTCGCGGCGCCTCGGCGTCGACCTCGTCGGCGGTGACCAGTCGTTTGAGAAGCGCCCCTACCCGCCCGGCCAGCACGGCCGCGCGCGGATCAAGGAGAGCGAATACCGCCTGCAGCTGCAGGAGAAGCAGAAGGCCCGCTTCACCTACGGCGTCATGGAGAAGCAGTTCCGCCGGTACTACGAGGAAGCCGTGCGCAAGCCCGGCAAGACCGGTGAGAACCTGCTGCAGATCCTGGAGAGCCGGCTGGACAACGTCGTGTACCGCGCCGGCCTGGCGCGCACCCGGCGGATGGCCCGTCAGCTGGTCAGCCACGGCCACTTCACCGTCAACGGTGTGAAGGTCAACGTGCCCAGCTACCGGGTGTCGCAGTACGACATCATCGATGTCCGCGACAAGTCGCTGAACACCGATCCGTTCATCATCGCCCGCGAGACCGCCGGTGACCGCCCGATCCCGGGTTGGCTGCAGGTGGTCGGCGAGCGTCAGCGCATCCTGGTGCACCAGCTGCCCGAGCGCGCGCAGATCAGCGTGCCGCTGTCCGAGCAGCTCATCGTCGAGCTCTACTCGAAGTAA
- a CDS encoding DNA-directed RNA polymerase subunit alpha, which translates to MLISQRPTLTEDVLAENRSQFVIEPLEPGFGYTLGNSLRRTLLSSIPGAAVTSIRIDGVLHEFTTVPGVKEDVTDIILNLKGLVVSSEEDEPVTMYLRKQGPGTVTAGDIVPPAGVTVHNPDMHIATLNDKGKLEVELVVERGRGYVPAVQNKASGAEIGRIPVDSIYSPVLKVTYKVEATRVEQRTDFDKLILDVETKNSISPRDALASAGKTLVELFGLARELNVEAEGIEIGPSPAEADHIASFALPIDDLDLTVRSYNCLKREGVHTVGELVARTESDLLDIRNFGQKSIDEVKIKLHQLGLALKDSPATFDPSEVAGYDVATGTWNSDAGYDLDDNQDYAETEQL; encoded by the coding sequence ATGCTGATCTCACAGCGCCCCACCCTGACCGAAGACGTGCTGGCCGAGAACCGGTCGCAGTTCGTCATCGAGCCGCTGGAGCCGGGCTTCGGCTACACGCTCGGCAACTCGCTGCGGCGCACGCTGCTGTCGTCCATCCCGGGCGCGGCGGTCACCAGCATTCGCATCGACGGTGTGCTGCACGAGTTCACCACCGTTCCCGGGGTGAAGGAGGATGTCACCGACATCATCCTGAACCTCAAGGGCCTGGTGGTGTCCTCGGAGGAGGACGAGCCGGTCACCATGTACCTGCGCAAGCAGGGCCCGGGCACCGTCACCGCCGGTGACATCGTGCCGCCGGCCGGGGTCACCGTGCACAACCCGGACATGCACATCGCCACCCTGAACGACAAGGGCAAGCTGGAGGTCGAACTCGTCGTCGAGCGCGGCCGCGGCTACGTCCCCGCCGTGCAGAACAAGGCGTCGGGTGCCGAAATCGGCCGTATACCGGTCGATTCCATCTACTCGCCGGTGCTCAAGGTGACCTACAAGGTCGAGGCCACCCGTGTCGAGCAGCGCACCGACTTCGACAAGCTGATCCTGGACGTCGAGACCAAGAACTCCATCAGCCCGCGCGACGCGCTGGCCTCGGCCGGTAAGACCCTGGTCGAACTGTTCGGTCTGGCACGGGAACTCAACGTCGAGGCCGAGGGCATCGAGATCGGCCCGTCGCCGGCCGAGGCGGATCACATCGCCAGCTTCGCGCTGCCGATCGACGACCTGGACCTGACGGTGCGGTCGTACAACTGCCTCAAGCGCGAGGGTGTGCACACGGTGGGCGAGCTGGTGGCCCGCACGGAGTCCGATCTGCTGGACATCCGCAACTTCGGTCAGAAGTCCATCGATGAGGTGAAGATCAAGCTGCACCAGCTGGGTCTGGCCCTCAAGGATTCTCCGGCCACGTTCGACCCGTCCGAGGTTGCCGGTTACGACGTCGCCACCGGCACCTGGAACAGCGACGCCGGCTACGACCTGGACGACAACCAGGACTACGCCGAGACCGAGCAGCTTTAA
- the rplQ gene encoding 50S ribosomal protein L17, which produces MPKPTKGARLGGSSSHQKALLANLATALFEHGRITTTEPKARALRPYAEKLITHAKKGALHNRREVMKKIRDKDVVHILFAEIAPFYSDRDGGYTRIIKIENRKGDNAPMAVIELVREKTVTSEANRARRAAAKAEAPVESVEEVKAEDEAIADAQTAEAEAPEAEADE; this is translated from the coding sequence ATGCCCAAGCCCACTAAGGGAGCCCGCCTCGGCGGGTCGTCCTCGCACCAGAAGGCGCTGCTCGCCAACCTGGCGACCGCGCTGTTCGAGCACGGCCGGATCACCACGACCGAGCCGAAGGCGCGGGCGCTGCGGCCGTACGCGGAGAAGCTGATCACTCACGCCAAGAAGGGTGCGCTGCACAACCGTCGTGAGGTGATGAAGAAGATCCGGGACAAGGACGTCGTGCACATCCTGTTCGCCGAGATCGCCCCGTTCTACTCCGACCGCGACGGCGGCTACACCCGGATCATCAAGATCGAGAACCGTAAGGGCGACAACGCCCCGATGGCGGTCATCGAGCTGGTTCGGGAGAAGACGGTGACCTCGGAGGCCAACCGGGCCCGTCGGGCCGCGGCCAAGGCTGAGGCCCCCGTCGAGTCCGTCGAAGAGGTCAAGGCCGAGGACGAGGCCATCGCCGACGCCCAGACCGCCGAGGCCGAGGCGCCCGAAGCCGAAGCCGACGAGTAA
- the truA gene encoding tRNA pseudouridine(38-40) synthase TruA — protein sequence MPAIDSGGGHVPLDAVRLRLDISYDGTEFAGWATQAEQRTVAGVIEDALSTVFREPVTVRAAGRTDTGVHATGQVAHIDVPVAALPHAYPRTRRPAGEPEFEPLVRRLARFLPPDVRIRDITRAPAGFDARFSALRRHYVYRLTTAPYGVDPQRARLVTGWPRPLDVDAMNAAARELLGLRDFAAFCRHRDGATTIRELQRLEVVRDGDDITVHVTADAFCWNMVRSVVGALLAVGEGRRDTGWLATLLGADRRSSEFAAAPARGLTLVGVDYPPDGQLAARIRVTRDLRSAPR from the coding sequence ATGCCCGCCATCGACTCCGGTGGCGGGCATGTTCCGTTGGACGCAGTGCGATTGCGCCTCGACATCTCCTACGACGGAACGGAATTCGCCGGCTGGGCCACCCAGGCCGAGCAGCGCACCGTCGCCGGGGTGATCGAGGATGCGCTGTCGACGGTGTTCCGGGAACCGGTGACCGTGCGCGCCGCCGGGCGGACCGACACCGGCGTGCACGCCACCGGCCAGGTCGCACACATCGATGTCCCGGTCGCCGCGCTGCCGCACGCCTATCCGCGCACCCGCCGCCCGGCCGGTGAACCCGAATTCGAGCCGCTGGTCCGCCGGCTGGCGCGGTTCCTGCCCCCGGATGTGCGGATCCGCGACATCACGCGCGCGCCGGCCGGATTCGACGCCCGGTTCTCCGCCCTGCGCCGGCACTACGTCTACCGGCTGACTACGGCGCCCTACGGGGTCGACCCGCAGCGCGCGCGGTTGGTCACCGGATGGCCGCGCCCACTGGACGTCGATGCGATGAACGCCGCCGCGCGGGAGCTGCTCGGGCTGCGGGACTTCGCAGCATTCTGTCGACATCGCGACGGCGCCACCACGATCCGTGAACTGCAGCGCCTCGAGGTCGTGCGCGACGGCGACGACATCACCGTGCACGTCACCGCGGACGCCTTCTGCTGGAACATGGTCCGGTCGGTGGTCGGTGCACTGCTGGCGGTGGGGGAGGGCCGCCGCGACACCGGCTGGCTGGCCACGCTGCTGGGTGCCGACCGGCGCTCCAGCGAGTTCGCCGCGGCACCGGCGCGCGGGCTGACGCTGGTGGGCGTCGACTATCCGCCCGATGGCCAGCTGGCCGCGCGCATCCGGGTGACCCGCGACCTCAGATCCGCGCCGCGATGA
- a CDS encoding cutinase family protein, which produces MGRVRVPRWSAIIGAALFTFSTIVAPQQLRLTLDAEAVACPHAELVFARGRMEAPGPGEIGATLYNLLRVKARKDISLYAVNYPANTEVDIGANDMSRHILGMIARCPSTRIVVGGYSLGAAVSDVVLAVPLPFVTFRNPLPASAAPNIAAVALFGNGFQWVGPITSFSPVYRDRTIELCHGDDPICNPTIPQNWRTRWPDHLAPAYIKAGMVNQAANFIAARI; this is translated from the coding sequence ATGGGGCGAGTGAGAGTGCCCCGCTGGTCGGCGATCATCGGTGCAGCGCTGTTTACGTTCTCCACCATCGTTGCGCCACAGCAGCTTCGGCTGACGCTGGATGCCGAGGCGGTGGCGTGCCCGCACGCCGAGCTGGTTTTCGCCCGTGGGCGCATGGAGGCGCCCGGTCCGGGCGAGATCGGCGCCACCCTGTACAACCTGCTGCGGGTCAAGGCGCGCAAGGACATCTCGCTGTATGCGGTGAACTATCCGGCCAACACCGAGGTCGACATCGGCGCCAACGACATGAGCCGGCACATCCTGGGCATGATCGCCCGTTGCCCGAGCACCCGGATCGTGGTGGGCGGGTATTCGCTGGGCGCGGCGGTGTCCGACGTCGTGCTGGCGGTTCCGCTGCCGTTCGTCACCTTCCGCAATCCGCTGCCCGCCAGCGCGGCGCCCAATATCGCCGCGGTGGCGTTGTTCGGCAACGGTTTTCAGTGGGTGGGCCCGATCACCAGTTTCTCCCCGGTGTACCGCGACCGCACCATCGAGCTGTGCCACGGCGATGACCCGATCTGCAATCCGACCATCCCGCAGAACTGGCGCACCCGCTGGCCCGACCACCTTGCCCCGGCCTACATCAAGGCCGGAATGGTGAACCAGGCCGCGAATTTCATCGCGGCGCGGATCTGA
- a CDS encoding cutinase family protein, whose protein sequence is MPANRSPRRFRAVRALIALAAAPVAVGLSAALPTTAVPSAHAAGCNDIEVVWARGTTEDPGVGRVGNAFVQALRGKVGGRSVGAYGVIYPASYDFLQATAGANDASWHIQWVMDNCPATRIVLGGYSQGAAVVDALAAVPVPGLGFDAPLPGNAPEHIAGLVTFGNPAGKFGMSLANSPVWAGRAIDLCNAGDPVCNLGIFDATDVEAHRAYAGGPAYQAAGFIAGLL, encoded by the coding sequence GTGCCCGCTAATCGTTCCCCGCGCCGTTTCCGTGCCGTCCGCGCCCTGATCGCGCTGGCGGCAGCCCCAGTCGCCGTCGGCCTGTCCGCCGCCCTGCCCACCACCGCCGTGCCGTCGGCGCATGCTGCAGGCTGTAATGACATCGAGGTGGTGTGGGCTCGCGGCACCACCGAGGATCCCGGCGTGGGTCGCGTCGGCAATGCGTTCGTGCAGGCGCTGCGCGGCAAGGTCGGCGGTCGCAGCGTGGGCGCCTACGGTGTGATCTACCCGGCCAGCTACGACTTCCTCCAGGCGACGGCGGGCGCCAACGATGCCAGCTGGCACATCCAGTGGGTGATGGACAACTGCCCCGCCACCCGGATCGTGCTGGGCGGCTATTCGCAGGGCGCGGCGGTGGTGGATGCGCTCGCCGCAGTCCCGGTCCCCGGTCTGGGCTTCGATGCACCGCTGCCGGGCAACGCCCCGGAGCACATCGCGGGGCTGGTGACGTTCGGTAACCCGGCCGGAAAGTTCGGCATGTCACTGGCCAACAGCCCGGTCTGGGCCGGCCGCGCGATCGACCTGTGCAACGCCGGTGACCCGGTCTGCAACCTCGGCATCTTCGACGCCACCGACGTCGAGGCACACCGCGCCTACGCGGGCGGACCCGCCTACCAGGCGGCGGGCTTCATCGCGGGTCTGCTTTAG
- a CDS encoding EamA family transporter: MLQRIAPADRFRLGATFALLSALCFGVSGSFARSLLDAGWSPSAAVAARLAGGAVALTVVCAFVNRGWLREVGKHAGTVLTYGLIPIAGAQLCYYNAVQHLSVAVALLLEYTSPVLVTAWLWLSTRRRPSNRTLAGVGMAVAGIVVVLDVAHGARINGVGIAWGLAAAVCAACYFMMGDISETTADDGTPLRPLTLATGGLWVGAAAVLALGGSGLMPLRFTGNDVVLAGATMSPLVSVLTLALVACAAAYALGIIGIALLKPGFASLLGLTEVLFAVAWAWLLVGETISWVQGIGGLVVLAGLALARSGDPEPRVLLVDHHGKLQPDRLTSEGAR; the protein is encoded by the coding sequence GTGTTGCAGCGCATCGCACCGGCCGACCGGTTCCGGCTGGGCGCGACGTTCGCGCTGCTCTCGGCGTTGTGCTTCGGGGTGTCCGGATCATTCGCCCGCTCGCTGCTGGACGCCGGCTGGAGCCCGTCCGCCGCGGTGGCCGCCCGGCTCGCCGGCGGGGCGGTCGCGTTGACGGTGGTGTGTGCCTTCGTCAACCGCGGATGGCTCCGGGAGGTGGGCAAGCACGCCGGGACGGTCCTGACTTACGGCCTGATCCCCATCGCCGGGGCCCAGCTCTGCTACTACAACGCCGTCCAGCATCTGTCGGTCGCCGTGGCACTGCTGCTGGAGTACACCTCTCCGGTCCTGGTGACGGCATGGCTGTGGCTGTCCACCCGGCGCCGGCCCAGCAACCGGACGCTGGCCGGGGTGGGCATGGCCGTCGCCGGGATCGTGGTGGTGCTCGACGTCGCCCACGGCGCCCGGATCAACGGTGTCGGCATCGCCTGGGGACTGGCCGCCGCGGTGTGCGCGGCCTGCTACTTCATGATGGGCGACATCTCCGAGACCACTGCCGACGACGGCACCCCGCTACGGCCGCTGACGCTGGCCACCGGCGGCCTGTGGGTCGGCGCGGCCGCCGTCCTCGCCCTCGGCGGATCCGGCCTGATGCCGCTGCGGTTCACCGGCAACGACGTGGTGCTGGCCGGTGCGACGATGTCGCCGCTGGTCTCGGTGCTGACCCTGGCGCTGGTTGCCTGCGCTGCCGCATACGCCCTCGGCATCATCGGGATCGCCCTGCTCAAGCCCGGCTTCGCCTCCCTGCTGGGGCTCACCGAGGTGTTGTTCGCGGTGGCCTGGGCGTGGTTGCTGGTCGGCGAGACGATCAGCTGGGTGCAGGGAATCGGCGGCCTGGTGGTGCTGGCCGGGCTGGCGCTGGCCCGTTCCGGAGATCCCGAACCCCGGGTGCTGCTCGTCGACCACCACGGAAAACTCCAGCCCGACCGGCTAACATCTGAGGGTGCCCGCTAA
- a CDS encoding CGNR zinc finger domain-containing protein, with protein MSFSHDTELSLRAVAALVNSADDDRDTLADAGALADYLAEWGWTGRHDGDDAELADVRRLRTRLGDIWAHAGDEEHTVTAVNALLADTDARPWLTRHAELPDWHLHFGDPEDPLAQRMGAEAAMALADVIRAGELRRLRSCAAPDCDAVFIDLSRNRSRRFCDTGNCGNRLHVAAYRERKNTAAHR; from the coding sequence ATGAGTTTCAGTCATGACACGGAGCTGTCGCTGCGGGCCGTCGCCGCCCTGGTCAATAGCGCGGACGACGACCGGGACACCCTCGCCGACGCCGGCGCACTGGCCGACTACCTGGCCGAATGGGGCTGGACCGGCCGCCACGACGGCGATGACGCCGAACTCGCCGACGTCCGCCGGCTGCGCACCCGGCTCGGCGACATCTGGGCGCACGCCGGTGACGAGGAGCACACGGTCACCGCCGTCAACGCGCTGCTGGCCGACACCGACGCCCGGCCCTGGCTGACCCGGCACGCCGAACTGCCCGACTGGCATCTGCACTTCGGCGACCCCGAGGACCCGCTGGCCCAGCGCATGGGTGCCGAGGCTGCGATGGCGCTGGCCGACGTCATCCGGGCCGGCGAACTGCGCCGGCTGCGCTCCTGCGCCGCACCGGACTGCGACGCCGTGTTCATCGACCTGTCCCGCAACCGGTCCCGCCGGTTCTGCGACACCGGAAACTGTGGCAACCGGCTGCACGTCGCCGCCTACCGGGAACGCAAGAACACCGCCGCCCACCGATAG